One Jeotgalibaca porci genomic region harbors:
- a CDS encoding GyrI-like domain-containing protein, whose product MHGKGDPNAENGEYAEAITLSYAIAYTIRMSHKNGGAIPGYFEYVVLPLEGLWWLADGSADMNYTAKDRLAWVSLIRLSDFVTQEVFEWAKETVAQKKKRAVSKAEMLVLTERLTAQILHRGPYDDEPATVEVLHTYLETTDYELDLSAIRHPIKKRGNRL is encoded by the coding sequence GTGCATGGAAAAGGAGATCCAAATGCGGAAAATGGCGAGTATGCGGAAGCAATTACGCTGTCATATGCTATTGCATACACCATTCGCATGAGTCACAAAAATGGCGGCGCAATCCCGGGATATTTCGAATATGTTGTACTGCCACTTGAGGGATTGTGGTGGTTGGCGGACGGATCTGCGGACATGAATTACACAGCAAAAGACCGTCTCGCGTGGGTTTCACTCATTCGTTTGTCGGATTTTGTAACGCAGGAAGTGTTCGAATGGGCAAAAGAAACGGTTGCTCAGAAAAAGAAACGTGCTGTTTCGAAGGCAGAAATGTTGGTTCTGACAGAAAGGCTGACAGCGCAAATTTTGCATCGTGGTCCCTATGACGATGAACCGGCAACAGTCGAAGTGTTGCATACCTATTTAGAGACCACAGACTATGAACTTGATTTGAGTGCAATTCGCCATCCAATTAAGAAAAGGGGTAATAGATTATGA
- a CDS encoding transporter substrate-binding domain-containing protein: MKFGLVTALSALVLAACGGNTVGDSEETAWDAIEEKGKITVATSGTLFPSSYYGDDNVLTGYEVEIMKAIGEKLDVDVEFMEMGVDGILTSVQSGQADMAANGFDITDARKEDYLFSEPYKYSFGGLVVRASDNSGIESFEDWDGKKAAGGATTTYMGIARSLGAEPVTYDNATNDIFFRDVASGRTDFIPNDYYISNTAVQFFADLGVKMHDLKYNPSEQAIVLSNDDNSVKEKVDEALAELREEGVLSELSAEFFGGEDVTEPLENVDELPVFEPED, translated from the coding sequence ATGAAATTTGGTTTGGTTACGGCTTTATCTGCGCTAGTATTGGCAGCTTGTGGGGGAAATACAGTAGGAGATAGTGAAGAAACTGCGTGGGATGCTATTGAAGAAAAAGGAAAAATAACTGTTGCAACATCTGGCACTTTATTTCCAAGTTCATACTACGGTGACGACAATGTCTTAACCGGATATGAAGTTGAAATCATGAAAGCAATCGGTGAAAAATTGGATGTTGACGTTGAGTTTATGGAAATGGGTGTCGATGGTATTTTGACATCTGTACAAAGTGGGCAAGCCGATATGGCAGCAAACGGCTTCGATATCACAGATGCTCGTAAAGAAGATTACCTTTTCTCTGAGCCGTATAAATATTCCTTTGGTGGCTTGGTTGTCCGTGCAAGCGACAACTCCGGGATCGAATCATTTGAAGATTGGGATGGCAAAAAAGCTGCTGGTGGCGCGACGACTACTTACATGGGAATCGCTCGTTCATTAGGCGCAGAACCAGTTACTTACGATAACGCGACAAATGATATTTTCTTCCGTGATGTTGCAAGCGGCCGTACGGATTTCATTCCAAATGACTACTACATTTCAAATACAGCTGTTCAATTCTTTGCTGACCTAGGTGTTAAAATGCACGATTTAAAATACAATCCATCTGAGCAAGCGATTGTATTAAGTAATGATGATAACTCGGTAAAAGAAAAAGTTGACGAAGCTTTGGCGGAGTTACGTGAAGAAGGCGTATTGAGCGAACTTTCTGCAGAATTCTTCGGTGGCGAGGATGTTACTGAACCTTTAGAAAACGTGGATGAATTACCAGTATTCGAACCTGAGGACTAG
- a CDS encoding cation:proton antiporter, whose product MLFSLAVIFLVGSLLGKIFEVFGLPRLIGMLLTGIVLGPYVGNVITGSLLSISADLRQIALIIILTRAGLSLNLNDLKQVGRPALLLCFVPATLEILGTILLAPRLLGFNILQAAVLGTIIAAVSPAVVVPKMLGLMQKGYGVKKSIPQMVLAGASVDDVYVIVLFTAFTSLAMGGSVRPIAILTVPIAIGTGILVGALCGLLLTKLFSRLHMRDTTKVGILLSVAFLLVSLEQVLEGTVGFSGLLAVMALGVVLQQRMPKVSNRLSRKFSKMWVGAEVLLFVLVGATVNISYATKAGLAAILLIGGALVFRVAGVFISLWKTELTRDERVFTAIAYMPKATVQAAIGGIPLAMGIPGGEIMLTVAVIAILVTAPVGAILIDSTHKRLLAKSE is encoded by the coding sequence ATGTTATTTTCATTGGCAGTTATTTTCTTAGTAGGGAGCTTGCTTGGGAAAATATTTGAAGTATTCGGGCTGCCGCGTTTAATCGGCATGTTGCTGACGGGGATTGTGCTAGGTCCGTATGTAGGAAATGTCATTACCGGTTCATTGTTGAGTATTTCGGCGGATTTGCGACAAATCGCCTTGATTATTATTTTAACGCGTGCAGGATTAAGCCTGAATCTAAATGATTTGAAACAAGTCGGGCGGCCAGCGTTGCTGTTGTGCTTTGTTCCCGCAACTTTGGAAATACTCGGGACAATTTTGTTGGCACCCCGGTTATTGGGCTTCAACATTTTACAAGCAGCGGTTTTGGGAACGATCATTGCGGCGGTATCGCCTGCAGTCGTGGTTCCGAAAATGCTTGGGTTGATGCAAAAAGGATATGGCGTGAAAAAGAGCATTCCGCAAATGGTGTTGGCCGGCGCTTCTGTTGATGATGTCTACGTAATCGTTCTGTTCACCGCGTTTACGAGCTTGGCAATGGGTGGCAGCGTGCGCCCGATTGCTATTCTAACCGTTCCCATTGCAATCGGGACGGGTATTCTTGTAGGCGCGTTATGTGGCTTATTGCTCACAAAGTTATTTTCGCGTTTGCACATGCGCGACACAACAAAAGTAGGCATTCTTTTGTCGGTTGCGTTTTTGCTGGTCAGTTTGGAACAGGTATTGGAAGGGACTGTCGGGTTCTCGGGATTATTGGCCGTCATGGCATTGGGCGTTGTGCTCCAACAACGCATGCCGAAAGTTTCCAATCGCCTTTCCCGCAAATTTTCGAAAATGTGGGTCGGAGCTGAGGTGCTTTTATTTGTACTCGTTGGTGCAACGGTCAATATATCCTACGCGACAAAAGCGGGGCTCGCAGCTATTTTGCTAATTGGAGGCGCGCTGGTTTTCCGAGTGGCCGGCGTTTTTATCAGCCTATGGAAAACAGAACTCACACGCGATGAAAGAGTATTTACCGCGATTGCGTATATGCCAAAAGCCACCGTGCAAGCCGCAATCGGGGGGATTCCGTTGGCGATGGGCATCCCGGGTGGCGAAATTATGCTGACTGTTGCCGTCATTGCGATTTTAGTGACTGCTCCAGTCGGTGCCATCCTAATCGATTCTACGCACAAAAGACTACTGGCAAAATCCGAGTAG
- a CDS encoding iron chaperone gives MNQFDEFLNGIENPENRDKLAQILKGVHQEFPQLEPIVKWNQPMFSDHGTYIIGFSVSKKHIAVSPEVAGIKRFSEQIKKAGYSHTDNIFRISWDEPVVFELLKEIIAFNIVDKTDATKFWR, from the coding sequence ATGAATCAATTTGATGAATTTTTAAATGGAATCGAAAACCCGGAAAACCGTGATAAACTCGCGCAAATCCTAAAAGGGGTCCACCAAGAGTTTCCGCAGTTAGAGCCGATTGTAAAATGGAACCAGCCGATGTTCTCCGATCATGGGACATACATTATTGGGTTCAGTGTTTCGAAAAAACACATTGCTGTTTCGCCGGAAGTGGCGGGTATAAAACGCTTTAGTGAACAAATTAAAAAAGCAGGCTACAGTCACACCGATAATATTTTCCGGATTAGCTGGGACGAGCCAGTTGTATTTGAATTGCTGAAAGAAATCATTGCATTCAATATTGTCGATAAGACTGATGCGACAAAGTTTTGGCGGTAA
- a CDS encoding MATE family efflux transporter encodes MSEGIRNKFKFKNPINIAIMNIAWPVLIELILSSVFGMIDMMMLGNITDTNYAAAAVASVGVTNQPLFLGLSVVQALNVGGTAIIARYFGAGKKDQMENVTKHVLIISMSLALPLAILAFIYANDIMAFMGAEPATIAIGEKYFRIICVSYLFQSFNFAVTGSLRGIGETKVPMNINIRVNFMNVIGNAVLIYGLFGFPELRIAGAAISTTLANFTASILMVRYLMSGKSDLRFSFKNKFNFSKRTLKNLVTIGLPSAIEQLVMRTGIILFVQVVSGLGTVVFAAHQIGMSILSLSFVIGQAFGISASALVGKALGAKQPDDAEKYAHNSSMMGSTSGVIVGIIMFLFAEMLVGLYSGDSAIIESASAALRVAALIQPFQANQLIVAGSLRGAGDTRFPLVSTFIGVLGIRVVLANIFVRFFGLGLIGAWLAIAIDQFVRWILIRLRFRSGKWKTINLA; translated from the coding sequence ATGTCGGAAGGTATAAGGAATAAGTTTAAGTTTAAGAATCCCATTAACATCGCGATTATGAATATCGCGTGGCCGGTTTTAATCGAGTTAATATTGAGTTCGGTATTTGGGATGATTGACATGATGATGCTCGGGAATATTACGGATACGAATTACGCGGCTGCGGCAGTAGCTTCGGTCGGTGTCACGAATCAGCCGCTCTTTCTCGGATTATCGGTGGTCCAAGCGCTCAATGTGGGTGGAACGGCGATTATTGCCCGGTATTTCGGAGCCGGAAAAAAGGATCAGATGGAAAATGTGACGAAACATGTTCTGATCATCAGTATGAGTTTAGCGCTGCCGCTTGCGATTCTCGCATTCATCTATGCCAATGACATCATGGCTTTCATGGGGGCTGAACCAGCGACTATTGCGATTGGTGAAAAATATTTCCGAATTATTTGTGTGAGTTACTTGTTCCAATCGTTCAACTTTGCGGTTACCGGGTCACTTCGTGGTATTGGAGAAACGAAAGTCCCAATGAATATTAACATTCGCGTAAACTTTATGAACGTAATTGGAAATGCGGTATTAATTTATGGATTGTTTGGCTTTCCGGAATTACGGATTGCTGGGGCTGCCATTTCGACAACTTTAGCCAACTTCACCGCCAGCATTTTAATGGTTCGTTATTTAATGTCAGGGAAAAGTGATTTACGTTTCTCATTCAAGAACAAGTTCAATTTCTCGAAACGGACATTGAAAAACTTGGTAACAATCGGCTTGCCGTCTGCGATTGAGCAGCTCGTCATGCGAACCGGAATCATCCTGTTCGTTCAGGTTGTATCGGGATTAGGAACAGTCGTTTTTGCGGCACACCAAATTGGTATGAGCATCTTATCCTTATCTTTCGTTATCGGCCAAGCGTTCGGTATTTCGGCGTCCGCCTTAGTTGGTAAAGCGTTGGGGGCAAAGCAACCCGATGACGCGGAAAAATATGCCCATAACAGCTCGATGATGGGGAGTACCAGTGGCGTGATAGTGGGAATTATTATGTTCTTATTTGCCGAAATGCTCGTGGGACTCTATTCGGGTGATTCCGCCATTATTGAAAGTGCGTCCGCTGCTTTACGTGTTGCAGCTTTAATCCAACCATTCCAAGCGAACCAGTTAATTGTGGCGGGCTCGTTACGCGGAGCGGGGGATACGCGTTTCCCATTAGTTTCGACATTTATCGGCGTACTCGGCATCCGTGTCGTTCTGGCAAACATCTTTGTCCGTTTCTTCGGATTAGGTCTAATCGGAGCATGGCTAGCCATTGCGATTGACCAATTCGTAAGGTGGATTTTAATTCGTCTGCGCTTCCGTTCTGGAAAATGGAAGACCATTAATTTAGCTTAA
- a CDS encoding iron-sulfur cluster repair di-iron protein, ric, translated as MTTVNDYINTNHEKLDLYTTAITRAHGKNHPEAFDVRELYTQVEVKVKAAGADKPNLDSEFEKLREVTNNYTIPKDVCGTYEAVYKSLEEADKLYSA; from the coding sequence ATGACAACAGTTAATGACTATATCAACACGAACCATGAAAAACTAGACCTCTACACCACAGCAATCACACGTGCGCACGGAAAAAATCATCCCGAAGCCTTTGATGTGCGTGAATTATATACACAAGTTGAAGTAAAGGTAAAAGCAGCCGGAGCTGACAAACCCAATCTCGATTCCGAATTTGAAAAGTTACGCGAAGTAACCAACAACTATACCATCCCGAAAGATGTCTGCGGCACATACGAAGCCGTTTATAAATCCCTGGAAGAAGCCGATAAACTTTATTCTGCTTAA
- a CDS encoding Dps family protein gives MPTNKTPQEKYEEELKQEEHDHLHKPTAAAMTNHILANIHTMHVKLHQYHWYVKGPHFFALHEKFEDLYDENEEWFDKLAEVLLANGHKPISTTEKYLKYSSLKEDGADKYLSAERMVENLVDDYRVTLDLTTHTINMAGEAGQFVLEDTLIGYKDAIDKNIWMLQAFLGKETHEGDPAFETDEDDE, from the coding sequence ATGCCGACAAACAAAACACCGCAAGAAAAATATGAAGAAGAGTTGAAGCAGGAAGAGCATGACCATCTCCACAAACCAACAGCAGCTGCCATGACGAATCATATTTTGGCCAATATTCATACAATGCATGTGAAGTTGCATCAATATCACTGGTATGTAAAAGGACCACATTTCTTTGCGCTCCACGAAAAGTTTGAAGATCTTTACGACGAAAATGAGGAATGGTTCGATAAGCTGGCTGAAGTGTTACTGGCGAACGGGCACAAACCCATTTCCACAACCGAAAAATACTTAAAATACAGCTCCTTGAAAGAAGACGGCGCGGACAAATATCTTTCCGCAGAGCGTATGGTTGAAAATCTGGTCGATGACTACCGGGTCACACTTGATTTGACGACTCATACTATTAATATGGCCGGAGAAGCAGGGCAGTTTGTACTCGAAGACACCTTAATTGGTTACAAAGACGCAATCGATAAAAATATTTGGATGCTTCAAGCGTTTTTGGGCAAAGAAACCCACGAAGGCGATCCCGCATTTGAAACCGACGAAGACGACGAATAA
- a CDS encoding glutathione S-transferase family protein, which translates to MGLLVDGQWHDRWYDTKSTGGRFVRKDSQFRSWITPDGSAGPTGEAGFKAEAGRYHLYISLACPWASRVMIMRSIKGLKDMISVSIVNPLMVENGWTFEPDEGVVADPILDADYMHQVYTHADPHYSGRVTVPVLYDKQTKKIVNNESSEIMRMLNTAFDEIGALPGDYSPEELLPEIDAINKKVYDNVNNGVYKSGFATDQAVYEEEVKNVFTTLDELEALLAEQPYLVGDKITEADWRLFTTLIRFDSVYYGHFKCNIRNLTDYPNLWRYTKELYNYPGVAETVDFKHIKEHYYRSHKTINPNGIVPFGPELDLTI; encoded by the coding sequence ATGGGATTATTAGTTGATGGTCAATGGCACGATCGATGGTATGACACAAAGAGCACGGGTGGTCGTTTTGTTCGAAAAGATTCGCAATTTCGCAGTTGGATTACACCGGATGGTAGCGCAGGTCCGACGGGTGAAGCAGGTTTTAAAGCAGAAGCTGGCCGGTATCATCTATATATTTCCTTGGCATGTCCTTGGGCGAGCCGGGTCATGATTATGCGTAGCATTAAAGGGTTAAAGGATATGATTTCCGTATCCATCGTGAACCCTTTAATGGTCGAAAATGGTTGGACGTTTGAACCGGACGAAGGGGTTGTGGCTGACCCAATCTTGGATGCGGATTATATGCATCAAGTGTACACGCATGCAGATCCTCATTATTCCGGACGTGTAACGGTTCCGGTATTGTACGACAAACAAACGAAGAAAATCGTTAATAATGAGTCTTCAGAAATTATGCGCATGTTAAACACAGCCTTCGACGAGATTGGTGCTTTACCAGGTGATTACTCTCCGGAAGAGTTGCTGCCGGAGATTGATGCAATTAACAAAAAAGTATATGACAATGTGAATAACGGTGTGTATAAATCCGGTTTTGCAACTGACCAAGCTGTTTATGAAGAAGAAGTCAAAAATGTTTTCACAACCTTGGATGAGCTGGAAGCTTTATTGGCGGAACAGCCTTACTTGGTTGGCGACAAAATAACGGAAGCAGACTGGCGTTTATTTACAACCTTGATTCGTTTCGACAGTGTCTATTACGGCCATTTCAAATGTAACATCCGTAATTTGACGGATTATCCGAACTTGTGGCGTTATACGAAAGAATTGTATAACTACCCAGGTGTGGCGGAAACGGTTGACTTCAAGCATATTAAAGAACACTATTACCGCAGTCACAAAACGATTAATCCGAATGGAATTGTGCCATTTGGACCAGAGTTGGATTTGACTATTTAA
- a CDS encoding heavy-metal-associated domain-containing protein encodes MSKATIQLEALGCPSCMQKIENAVKSLNGVDQDSVKVMFNSSKVKTDFDEATLKIEEIESAIENLGYPVIKSKVKTA; translated from the coding sequence ATGTCAAAAGCAACAATCCAACTAGAAGCATTGGGCTGTCCGTCATGTATGCAAAAAATTGAAAATGCGGTAAAAAGTTTGAATGGTGTGGATCAGGATTCCGTTAAAGTGATGTTCAACTCCAGCAAAGTTAAAACCGATTTCGATGAAGCGACTCTAAAAATCGAAGAGATCGAAAGTGCGATTGAAAACTTGGGGTACCCAGTTATTAAATCAAAAGTGAAAACTGCATAA
- a CDS encoding SixA phosphatase family protein, with protein MKGELLLIRHGKAGSAEPNKNDFYRPLTEKGRAEFTTFLQTIQSQIATEGLEVWTSPLTRAKQTAALFTTELELPTYAEKVFLADGNLEACLNALKMKPNFRVACVGHEPFMSMWVHELTGVRTPFHKGAMMRIVFDGADVKLDWKQSPKS; from the coding sequence ATGAAAGGAGAATTGCTTTTGATTCGCCATGGCAAGGCGGGAAGCGCCGAGCCAAACAAAAATGACTTTTATCGTCCGTTGACAGAAAAGGGCCGAGCAGAATTTACGACTTTTTTGCAAACCATCCAATCACAAATTGCTACAGAAGGGTTGGAAGTTTGGACCAGTCCTTTGACACGTGCAAAGCAGACAGCCGCGCTTTTCACTACAGAACTGGAACTCCCAACGTATGCTGAAAAGGTGTTTCTAGCCGACGGGAATCTAGAAGCGTGTTTGAACGCGTTGAAAATGAAACCTAACTTTCGGGTAGCATGTGTGGGTCATGAACCGTTTATGAGTATGTGGGTCCATGAATTAACCGGTGTGCGCACCCCGTTTCACAAAGGCGCAATGATGCGTATTGTCTTCGACGGGGCTGATGTGAAATTAGACTGGAAACAATCGCCTAAAAGCTAA
- a CDS encoding SIMPL domain-containing protein gives MNRTITITGVGQASVKPDQIVITLALETIDTDYEKTMQLAATAITAMNEAVHSIGFGEKDLKTTHFHIDTHYENYRDKNNDYKRRFVGYKCQHNLKLAFAYDTAHLSKVLTALAKTKIYPEITIAFTVKDQTAVSEQLLLYATENARQKATILARAAGAELGELLTIDYSWKDIYFHSPTHYQRDSRVMMEAAMPEIEPEDITVQDSVSFVWGIR, from the coding sequence ATGAATCGCACGATTACCATTACCGGCGTTGGCCAAGCCAGCGTGAAACCCGATCAGATTGTTATTACTTTGGCACTTGAAACCATCGATACTGACTATGAAAAAACGATGCAACTAGCGGCGACTGCCATTACTGCTATGAATGAAGCTGTTCACTCGATTGGATTTGGCGAAAAAGATCTAAAAACGACTCATTTCCATATCGATACCCACTATGAAAATTATCGTGACAAAAACAATGATTACAAAAGGCGCTTCGTCGGCTACAAATGTCAACATAACTTAAAATTGGCCTTCGCTTATGATACGGCGCACCTTTCTAAAGTTCTAACCGCTCTTGCAAAAACAAAAATTTATCCAGAAATAACGATTGCGTTCACAGTCAAAGATCAAACAGCTGTCAGTGAACAACTTTTACTTTATGCAACTGAGAACGCCCGTCAGAAAGCAACTATTTTAGCACGCGCAGCGGGAGCCGAGTTGGGAGAGCTGTTAACGATTGACTACAGTTGGAAAGATATTTATTTTCATTCGCCTACACATTATCAACGTGACAGCCGGGTAATGATGGAAGCTGCTATGCCCGAAATAGAACCTGAAGACATCACGGTTCAAGATTCAGTATCATTTGTATGGGGGATAAGATGA
- a CDS encoding methylated-DNA--[protein]-cysteine S-methyltransferase, translating into MYFTTMDSPIGMYLIGASERGITYVDRFKEGDTIPEMNESPLLIEAKKQLEAYFSGASKDFDLPLDTAGTPFQESVWEALRAIPYGQTVSYKDIAVAVNNPKAVRAVGGANNRNPISIITPCHRVIGISGKLVGYGGGMDAKEYLLKLERENS; encoded by the coding sequence ATGTATTTTACGACCATGGATTCACCAATCGGCATGTATTTAATCGGTGCAAGTGAACGCGGAATTACGTATGTGGATCGGTTTAAAGAGGGAGACACCATCCCGGAAATGAATGAGTCACCACTTTTAATCGAAGCAAAGAAGCAGTTAGAAGCCTATTTTTCCGGAGCATCGAAAGACTTCGATTTACCACTGGATACTGCGGGCACGCCATTTCAAGAATCTGTTTGGGAAGCACTACGAGCCATTCCCTATGGCCAAACAGTTTCGTATAAAGATATCGCTGTGGCTGTCAACAATCCCAAAGCAGTGCGTGCAGTCGGCGGCGCCAATAATCGTAATCCCATTTCGATTATCACACCGTGCCACCGCGTTATTGGAATAAGCGGCAAATTAGTCGGTTATGGTGGCGGAATGGATGCGAAAGAATACTTGCTGAAGTTGGAACGCGAAAATAGTTAA
- a CDS encoding 8-oxo-dGTP diphosphatase — protein MSKSECAVFTNMCMLFDDAGRILVQDRKSKDWPGLTFPGGKVEKNESFVASVIREVKEETGLTIMNPHLCGIKQFQDEKDARYVVLFYQATAYTGELESSDEGEVFWINREDLNNYQLAEDFEGMLEVFESEQMSEFYYREDGTFELY, from the coding sequence ATGAGTAAAAGTGAATGTGCGGTATTTACAAATATGTGTATGCTTTTTGATGATGCGGGTCGCATACTCGTTCAAGATCGAAAATCGAAAGATTGGCCAGGCTTGACCTTTCCGGGTGGAAAAGTTGAGAAGAACGAATCGTTTGTCGCCTCTGTTATTCGGGAAGTAAAAGAAGAAACGGGTCTGACAATCATGAATCCCCACTTGTGTGGAATCAAACAGTTTCAAGATGAGAAAGATGCGCGTTATGTCGTTTTATTTTATCAAGCGACGGCTTACACGGGAGAACTAGAAAGTTCAGACGAAGGCGAAGTGTTTTGGATTAATCGCGAAGACTTAAACAACTATCAACTTGCGGAAGATTTTGAAGGCATGCTAGAAGTGTTTGAATCAGAGCAGATGAGTGAGTTTTATTATCGTGAAGATGGGACTTTTGAGTTGTATTGA
- a CDS encoding M3 family oligoendopeptidase, with amino-acid sequence MELKFSEYEYKRPDYTTYKAEATEAIEQLKNAEDADIAVAAVMLMNGLLNETDKQANLAYIRHSINTKDAFYQAEQEYWDEYGPLFTEINTLYYHALLKTPYRMELEQVLPKQYFKMAEYELKAFSPEVIELLQKENELASAYDKLIAGAQIEFDGKTLNLSGLGPYQQSTDRSVRKAASEAYFSFFEENEAKIDDIYDQLVKLRDEIAKKLGFKDFVELGYIRMQRYDYNREMVQTYRENVLNDVVPVAQKLYERQAKRIGVSHMNYYDLNLEFLDGNATPKGDEAYIMEMGKKMYHELSKETGTFIDYMYDRDLLDLETKDGKQSGGYCTFIPGYDSPFIFANFNGTSGDIDVLTHEAGHAFQVFQSRWIKQPELVFPTSESAEIHSMSMEFFTYPWMELFFKEETEKYKFSHLGGALQFLPYGVLVDHFQHEVYENPEMTPAERKATWRKLEKMYNPQKDYSENAFLEQGTLWYRQGHIFDTPFYYIDYTLAQVLAFQFWKRAIIDKDENAWEDYLAICEVGGTKSFLELVKLANLKSPFEEGSLTDVIKAIDAELSAVDDSNL; translated from the coding sequence TTGGAATTAAAATTTTCTGAATACGAATACAAGCGTCCGGATTATACGACGTACAAAGCTGAGGCGACTGAAGCAATCGAACAGTTGAAGAATGCTGAAGATGCGGACATCGCAGTGGCGGCGGTCATGTTGATGAATGGATTACTGAACGAAACGGACAAGCAAGCGAACTTGGCTTACATTCGTCACTCCATCAATACAAAAGACGCATTCTATCAAGCAGAGCAAGAATATTGGGATGAGTATGGTCCGTTGTTTACGGAAATTAATACATTGTACTACCACGCGCTTTTAAAAACACCTTACCGGATGGAACTCGAGCAAGTTTTGCCAAAGCAATACTTCAAAATGGCAGAGTACGAATTGAAGGCATTCAGCCCGGAAGTCATTGAACTATTACAAAAAGAAAATGAATTAGCTAGCGCTTATGATAAATTAATTGCCGGTGCCCAAATCGAATTTGATGGTAAAACGTTGAATCTATCTGGCTTGGGGCCTTACCAACAATCCACAGATCGCAGTGTGCGTAAAGCGGCATCCGAAGCGTACTTCTCATTCTTTGAGGAAAACGAAGCAAAAATCGATGACATTTACGACCAACTGGTAAAATTGCGTGATGAGATTGCCAAGAAATTAGGCTTTAAAGATTTTGTTGAACTGGGTTATATTCGTATGCAACGCTACGATTACAACCGCGAAATGGTTCAAACCTACCGTGAAAACGTGTTGAATGATGTTGTTCCGGTTGCTCAAAAGTTGTATGAGCGCCAAGCGAAGCGCATCGGTGTTTCACATATGAATTATTACGATTTGAACTTGGAATTCCTTGATGGCAACGCAACGCCAAAGGGAGACGAAGCCTATATCATGGAAATGGGTAAAAAGATGTACCATGAACTTTCCAAAGAAACAGGGACATTTATCGATTACATGTATGACCGTGACTTGCTGGATTTGGAAACAAAAGACGGCAAACAAAGTGGGGGTTATTGTACGTTTATTCCTGGCTATGATTCACCGTTTATTTTCGCAAACTTTAACGGTACAAGTGGAGACATTGATGTGTTAACACACGAAGCGGGCCATGCGTTCCAAGTTTTCCAATCACGTTGGATTAAACAACCGGAACTTGTTTTCCCAACAAGCGAAAGTGCTGAAATTCACTCGATGAGTATGGAGTTCTTTACCTATCCTTGGATGGAACTATTTTTCAAAGAAGAAACAGAGAAATATAAATTCAGCCACTTAGGTGGTGCGTTGCAATTCTTGCCATACGGTGTTTTGGTGGATCACTTCCAACATGAAGTATACGAAAATCCAGAAATGACTCCGGCAGAGCGTAAAGCAACTTGGCGCAAACTTGAAAAAATGTATAACCCGCAAAAAGATTACTCTGAGAATGCATTTTTGGAACAAGGAACATTGTGGTACCGTCAAGGTCACATTTTCGATACGCCTTTCTACTATATCGATTACACATTGGCGCAAGTATTGGCCTTCCAATTCTGGAAACGTGCAATTATTGATAAAGACGAAAATGCTTGGGAAGATTACTTGGCAATTTGTGAGGTCGGCGGAACGAAGAGCTTCCTTGAACTCGTAAAATTAGCGAACTTAAAATCCCCATTTGAAGAAGGCTCATTAACAGACGTCATCAAAGCCATTGACGCAGAACTTTCTGCTGTGGATGATAGTAATTTATAA